One genomic region from Quercus robur chromosome 4, dhQueRobu3.1, whole genome shotgun sequence encodes:
- the LOC126721044 gene encoding uncharacterized protein LOC126721044 gives MTQLWAKDRVKGNHVETAKEKSARYAALTTIDEIDNLVSQNEASLENFEVEDDQRSPEINVVHSRVSSQDAMSSKRKKRRLAEDDELGNVISQSFDNVSMAIDRATEVMAKCFSKSYRAEVHAALDVLDLDPISKTEAYKFLMENPTYKEMSFGCPDHEHKCVLLTLMSRSKN, from the coding sequence ATGACACAACTTTGGGCTAAAGATAGAGTAAAAGGTAATCATGTTGAAACTGCAAAGGAGAAAAGTGCTAGGTATGCTGCATTGACCACTATTGATGAGATTGATAATTTGGTATCCCAAAATGAAGCTTCTTTGGAGAACTTTGAAGTCGAAGATGATCAAAGGTCACCAGAAATTAATGTTGTACATTCTCGAGTGTCATCACAAGATGCAATGTCttctaaaagaaagaaaagacgaCTGGCAGAAGATGATGAACTTGGGAATGTAATTTCCCAGTCATTTGATAATGTATCTATGGCAATTGATAGGGCGACTGAGGTTATGGCAAAGTGCTTTTCAAAGTCATATAGAGCAGAAGTTCATGCAGCTTTGGACGTATTGGACTTAGATCCAATATCAAAGACTGAGGCCTACAAATTTTTGATGGAAAATCCAACATATAAGGAGATGTCCTTTGGTTGCCCAGATCATGAGCACAAATGTGTCTTATTGACACTGATGTCTaggtctaaaaattaa